The genomic stretch AACTCATGAAGGTGAAGTGCTCTATCTGCAAGCGAAGAAAGGCTTTGCTCATATTCAAGATGGAGTAAGGCGAATCAACCAAGACCCCAACCCCACTCAATTGTCGATTTCGACCGTGCCCTCTTTTGCACAACATTGGTTAGTACCTAGAATTGGCGACTTCCGTGACCGTCACCCAGATTTATCTATGTTAATAGAACCGACCAACAAACTGGTTACCTTTGAAGACTCGGCTGTCGATGTCTGTGTTCGATATGGTCATGGTAACTACCCAAACATTGAATCACGTTGGTTAATGGACGAAGTAGTTTACCCTGTCTGCCATCCTATCTATCAAGAAAAATATGGAATCTATGACATCAGCGATCTGCATAAAGCAGAGTTAATTGAAGACCGTTGGCCTGATATGGATTGGAATCTATGGTTAGACGTTGTTGGGGCGAAGGCAGGTCGTTCATCACTGCAATTTGACGGCTCACATTTTGTTTTAGAGGGGGCATTATCCGTTCAAGGCGTAGCCTTGGTTAAGCACAGCTTGGTGTATCGCTATTTGCAGGAAAAGAAACTCGTCCGCATCGGTAACATCGCGCTGAAGCCTAAATACAATTACTTTTTATGCGCGCCTCCAGGTTACTTCCATCGAGAAAAGATAAAACGCTTCGAAGAATGGATGCAGGCTCAAGTTAAATTGTTTGGTGATACAGGTAGAGAAGAACTGTCGATTATCCACACCGATTACGAACTTAAATGGTCTGATAATTCATAAAGCGAAACTGGTATACTGAGCTCAAATAAATGGCGAGAACATCTCATGACACAAGAAAATAACCCACTTCACGGTATCACTCTTCAAAAGCTACTGACTGAATTGGTTGAACATTACGGCTGGGAAGAGTTGAGTTACATGGTCAACATCAACTGTTTCAAAAAAGACCCGAGTATTAAATCTAGCCTAAAGTTTTTGCGTAAAACAGACTGGGCTCGTACCAAAGTAGAGCAGATCTACATCGACTTAA from Vibrio pomeroyi encodes the following:
- a CDS encoding VF530 family protein, whose product is MTQENNPLHGITLQKLLTELVEHYGWEELSYMVNINCFKKDPSIKSSLKFLRKTDWARTKVEQIYIDLKR
- a CDS encoding LysR substrate-binding domain-containing protein — its product is MRERTPPFQGIYYFYTAAETGSFKLAAEKLFVTAAAVSQQIRQLEEWLGADLFIRQHRKIVLTHEGEVLYLQAKKGFAHIQDGVRRINQDPNPTQLSISTVPSFAQHWLVPRIGDFRDRHPDLSMLIEPTNKLVTFEDSAVDVCVRYGHGNYPNIESRWLMDEVVYPVCHPIYQEKYGIYDISDLHKAELIEDRWPDMDWNLWLDVVGAKAGRSSLQFDGSHFVLEGALSVQGVALVKHSLVYRYLQEKKLVRIGNIALKPKYNYFLCAPPGYFHREKIKRFEEWMQAQVKLFGDTGREELSIIHTDYELKWSDNS